A segment of the Corynebacterium liangguodongii genome:
CGCGCCGACAGGCACGAGCGGCGGGGCCGGGGAGCCCGGTTCCACCCGCGAGAACCCGCTGCCCATTGGGGCCACGGTCGAAAACGAAGAATGGGCCGTCACGCTCAATGGTGTCAACCCCGCCGCCACCGACGAGGTCCTGGCTGAAAACCAATATAATGAAGCGCCTGCTCCTGGCCAGACCTACGTGCTTGTCGACGTCTCTATCACCTACAAGGGCACCAACCCGCAGGGAGAGATCCCCTTGAGCATCATCGAGATTGTCACTCCGGACGCAGCGACCGTGAGCTGGTTCGACGCAGCCGCGACTGCGCCCAACAACGTGGACCTCGCTAGCGCGCTCTACAACGGAGGCACCGCCTCGGGCAATCTCGCTTTCCTCGTTTCCGAGGAAGCAGCCCAAGGGGGCGTCATCGCGATCCAGCCTGACCCGTTTGCGCAGAAGCGGTTCTTCTCTACCCACTAGAGAGACGGGCTAGCCCCGCCGCAACGCCAACGCCGGAAGCAGGAGGACCAGGTTAGCCGCCGCCATGCACCCGAGCATAGCGCTCGCGTCCCACACGGAGGCCACGACACCAAGCGCCATGGATCCGAGCGGGATGAGCACCCGGTCCATCGCGGAAATCCCGAGCACCGCGCCCTGGGCGCCTTCCGGGGCGCGCAGGGCAACCGCGGCGCGGTTAGCCGTGCGGTAGAGCTGCCCCACCGCGCCGAGGACGACGAGCGCGAACACCAGCCAAGCCCCGCTCTC
Coding sequences within it:
- a CDS encoding DUF4352 domain-containing protein, producing the protein MSTLYQTPAPGGFEPKEPASPAADAHPGNNVLGVIALVCAIAGLILSCIPGILLLGWILLPIGFILGIIALFLPAKKATAIAAIITSIVGALVAASVFVFVIGNAFEDAFDEDVTVSQGESSSAPTGTSGGAGEPGSTRENPLPIGATVENEEWAVTLNGVNPAATDEVLAENQYNEAPAPGQTYVLVDVSITYKGTNPQGEIPLSIIEIVTPDAATVSWFDAAATAPNNVDLASALYNGGTASGNLAFLVSEEAAQGGVIAIQPDPFAQKRFFSTH